The following is a genomic window from Pleomorphomonas sp. T1.2MG-36.
CACTAGGAGCGTCCCAGACCAAGCGAGATACTTCATGATAGTCTGCGGGGCTAGTTGCCATTGCAGCCGTTATCAGAAGCTTTTCCTGTAGTAGACCGTTTGGATCATAGAGTGCGGCATAGCGATCTAGCAAGCGAGCCGCCATTTTAGGCGCTTTGGGAACTAAATCACTGCGCCCATTCCTGTAAATCGCGACCAGAGCGCGTGCGGCCTGTCGGTTGCCAGCATCAGCCGCAGCAGCCAAAGTCTTCAGAGCTTTCTGAGGTGATTTGGGAAGGCCTCCTTGGCCATAAAGATAGGCATTTGCCAAGGCCGGCGCTGCGCCCTCGATTCCTAGAGTCTCTGCTTTTCGGAGAGATGCAATGCCAATCTTCTCATCTGATAGCACGCCAAATCTATTGTTGATATGTCCGTCAGCAAGGGTCAAAAGACTTTGAGCATGACCAGATTTGGAATTTTCCTCAAGTAAATTAATCGCTCGCTTAGGATTTTTGAGAACGCCAACTCCGCCATCACGGTAAATTATTGCGAGTTGATACCGGGCCGTTACGTTGCCTTGAGCGGCTGCTTGCTCGTAAAGTTGCAGTGCTCGATTTTTATCCGCTACTAGATATTCACCGTTGTATAGGATATCGGCGAGCTTTAAAGCTGCTCCCAAATCTCCTTCGGAAATACCTTTTTCTAGTAAGGCAACTGCCTTGCCGGCGTCACGCGGTTGGCCTATGCCCTGAAGCGCAGCGTCTGCAAGATTGACGAGTGATTGCCTTGATCCCGCATCGGCTGCCTTCTGGAAGAGTTCAGCTGCCTTTGCGCCATCGGCAGGCACCACGGTACCGTCGCGATAGAGCTCGCCGAGGCGGACATAGGCTCCGGGGTTTCCGGCGTCTGCGGACTGCTGCAGGAGATCGATGGCCTTGGTTCCATCGACGGGAACCGGTCCGCCACGGCTGTAAAGGTCGCCAAGCTGGTAAAGAGCGCCTGCGTTACCCGTGTCGGCGACTTCTTGAACGAGGGTCAGACCCTTTTCTGTGTCGGCGGATACGCCCTGGCCTTTTGCCAGCAGCAAGCCAAGATTGAGCTTGCCTGCGGGGAGCCCCGCATCGGCTGCCTTCTGGAAGANNNNNNNNNNNNNNNNNNNNNNNNNNNNNNNNNNGCTGCAGGAGATCGATGGCCTTGGTTCCATCGACGGGAACCGGTCCGCCACGGCTGTAAAGGTCGCCAAGCTGGTAAAGAGCGCCTGCGTTACCCGTGTCGGCGACTTCTTGAACGAGGGTCAGACCCTTTTCTGTGTCGGCGGATACGCCCTGGCCTTTTGCCAGCAGCAAGCCAAGATTGAGCTTGCCTGCGGGGAGCCCCGCATCGGCTGCCTTCTGGAAGAGTTCGGCTGCCTTGGCGCCATCGGCAGGCACCACGGTACCGTCGCGATAGAGCTCGCCGAGGCGGACATAGGCTCCGGGGTTTCCGGCGTCTGCGGACTGCTGCAGGAGATCGATGGCCTTGGTTCCATCGACGGGAACCGGTCCGCCACGGCTG
Proteins encoded in this region:
- a CDS encoding tetratricopeptide repeat protein; translated protein: FQKAADAGLPAGKLNLGLLLAKGQGVSADTEKGLTLVQEVADTGNAGALYQLGDLYSRGGPVPVDGTKAIDLLQQSADAGNPGAYVRLGELYRDGTVVPADGAKAAELFQKAADAGSRQSLVNLADAALQGIGQPRDAGKAVALLEKGISEGDLGAALKLADILYNGEYLVADKNRALQLYEQAAAQGNVTARYQLAIIYRDGGVGVLKNPKRAINLLEENSKSGHAQSLLTLADGHINNRFGVLSDEKIGIASLRKAETLGIEGAAPALANAYLYGQGGLPKSPQKALKTLAAAADAGNRQAARALVAIYRNGRSDLVPKAPKMAARLLDRYAALYDPNGLLQEKLLITAAMATSPADYHEVSRLVWDAPSALQSGILNGMRWANENAFVYVLQDKMKASGLYKGPLNGLLTTATIRSLASLCDQGPAGDRCRQGPLSSGAVRVLAIQAQTTGM
- a CDS encoding tetratricopeptide repeat protein — protein: MRTLRILLASSALVFAVNGFAQERTDAAPQVDIQTLTDTIKASPASSEAKVALQQLEQVADTGNAGALYQLGDLYSRGGPVPVDGTKAIDLLQQSADAGNPGAYVRLGELYRDGTVVPADGAKAAELFQKAADAGLPAGKLNLGLLLAKGQGVSADTEKGLTLVQEVADTGNAGALYQLGDLYSRGGPVPVDGTKAIDLLQ